CGTCCAGTGGCAGGGTTTAGGGGAACAGTGCGATATGCATCTGTCAATGCGCACAAGAATAAGGTCAGTATCTGTAAGGGAGTGTTAGAGGTTTTGTTTGGTCTGTGATGCTGTCCTGCATatgtcttcctcttcttttcttctttgatAGTCAGACATTATCCAATCCTGTTAACTCAGAGTTGTTTTCATTCTGCAGGAGATGGGACGTCACGATGACCTGTGGTCTCTCTTCTACATGTTGGTGGAGTTCTTGGTCGGTCAGTTGCCGTGGAGGAAGATCAAGGATAAAGTAAGGGCATTCGAAAAAATTAGCTCTGTCCTGGTGGCTCCAAATGATGACATATAATTGATGTGCATTTGTGTATTTTAGGAACATGTGGGGAAGCTGAAGGAGACTTACGATCATCGACTGATGCTCAGACATCTACCGGCAGAGTTTGGTGTGTTCTTGGATCACATCTCCAGCCTTGACTACTTTACCAAACCTGACTACCAGGTATGATTTACATTCAATAAAGAGTGAAGGTTTTCCTGTATCGTAACTCGGTATTTCAAAGTAAATTTGCTCAGGTTTTGGTGTGCATGTATATTTTCTGCTTCTATCATGATGAATTGATGattatatatttttgtgttgttgcagCTGTTGATGTCAGTGTTTGACAACAGTATGAAAACCTACAATGTCGTGGAAAATGACCCCTATGACTGGGAGCGGACCACTACTGATGGCACGCTGACAATTAGTGCCAGTACCACGACACCTCAACATCACACTCGCCTCACTCCAGCACACATGGGGTATGTTTGAAATGAATACATGTAGAAGTACACAAGCATGTTTTATGGTGTCTATTTTCGGTAACTTCATGTATGGCTGAAATTTCTATGGGGtccatttttttatatatatatatatatatatatatgtgtgtgtatcgtCAGAGACATTGAAAGTGTGTGCACCTTTTCTTGTTGCAGCATGGCAAATGCGTCCCTGATCCCTGGCGATCTGCTGAGAGAAAATACAGATGAGGTTCTGCAGGATGAGCAGCTCAGCGACGTGGAGAACAACCCTGCTCCAGAGCGTCTGCCGGGCTCTCCCCTCCACCCGCACCGGAACCAGGAGACTGATGTCTGGGAGGAGCTGGATCGCAACCGTAACCGCATCAGGACAGCTGTCTGGAAGGTAAAAGCCACAGGGAATTCAAAGAAAATATAAGAAATGAACTTCGCCTGCTTCTTTGGCTTTTaagttacttttttgttttaacacTGTCTCCCACAGACGGCAGCGGAGGAGGAACACTGCAACAACCAGGGCAACCAAGGGCACCAGAGCCCCTATGCTGGGCCAAGCCTGGGTTCCCCTGTCAAACTGCACTCTGAGGTGGTGGCTTCAGACCGTGATGGCCCTCTGCTCAGGAAGCTCCGCAACATCCACAGCTTTGAGCTGGAGAGGAGGCTTGGCCTGGAGTCCAAGCCCAGCCCAGAGCGCTTCGTGGATGCCTGGTAAGTCTACTAAGCAACCAATACTTGTATTGCACGGTAATACTTACTTTCTTATCTAAATTCACCTTTAGGTCGATCAAAAGGTTGATTGTTTGCATTTGTCTTGTATATGTTCAGTTCAGCAAAGCAGCAGCTAGGCACTCAACAACAGGAGAAGGAATCTGACAGAGCTGCTATCATCCCAGTAACTCAGGCTCAAGCTGTAATTGCCGGGGAGCGTCCTGATAGGGTTTGGCACTATGATGAAGAGTTCCTATCCGGTGGTGGTTCTCCTAAGCCAGCTTCCCCTGGATCGTTAGAGCAGGGAGAGGGGGCAGCCAGCAGTGGGGGCTTTGTGGCCCTCAATTTGAGCTCTGGGAGGCAGGACTTTGACTCAAGGGAGTGGGTAATGGTGGAACGACCCAGTGGGTCCCCAGGAGTCAAGGCTACCACCAGCCCttcggaggaggaggaggagccagAGGTGCTACAACCAGATGAACAGGATCCTGGATGGGAAAAGGGCAGCCAGAGCCCTAGATCGGGGAAAGCCAAACAAGAAAGCACGGTCTCTTCCAAAGGAAGTGTAAAAATGGACAAGTTGGAGCTTAGTGTGGGCCCTGCAGGGCCTTTGCCCCCAATCACTCCAACTAGCCCGGCTGAAGCTCTGGCTGAGGGAGTCCTCACACAGGTAAGCACTTTCATTTGAATACCATATCATAACATTGCATACATAATCCTGACTATAGTCAGCATTTTACAAGGTTAAAAAGCTGCACAGAGTCAGAGTTCTAGGTATAGAACGTAAATGCTAATATCATTCAACAGAGTGTCACCAGCTGCATCTTGCTGTGGTTTGAAGCTAAATGTTACTGCTTTATGTCTGCTCGCTTCTTcacttgtgtgtatttgttagAAAAAGATAGTTGTGACACAACTCAGAGCTTTTTATCAGATCACAGCATGGGAGAAAGAGGTCTTATGGCTTTGATTCACTTTAATTTGCACTCAATctaattatttatttgcagACATTTGGGTTAAGTGGttgcttttttcatttcttgcTTCTCAAATCAAACTTTTTCTTTCCAAAATATGTTTTGATTTGCTTACCTTAAATTACTTTCTTGCTACTTACCTATTCATAACATCCCAGTAATCTATATCTTCCAGTTCCATATTGCCTCTCTGTCTCTGAGCTTAACTTTGACTGATTTTAACATGTAAGAGAACAGACCTGCTGTCTATCCCCTGACTGTCTCTGCAGTCAGAACTTCTATATGCAGATTGCAAACATGAACTGCCATAACAAAAACTCCCTGACTGGTCTCCATCTTTCTTCACCAGTGTATGCAAAAATTTGAAAACTTCTTTAATTGCTCCTTTCATCACTTAAAGCTCTGCATCCTGCTCCCCGCTAGCGCAGCCTGCTTGTCCCACCTCACAGTACTTCCACTATACTTCCTCAGTCCCTCACAAATCTCACAACCCCTCCTCTCTCCACCTCCCACTTCTTTCCCTCCCATCTCTTAGCTCCCTACCTCTCCTCCATCTCTGCCCGAGGAGGTTGCGGTCCGGACATCCAGCCCCATCCCTCTGCGCTCTCCCAGTCCTCACACCCTCCTGACCACCTTGTCGGACCCACTGCACCAACGTCAGCTGCCGGCCATGAGGCGCAGCCAGTCCGCCGACCAGCAGCCGCAAGAAcgcccctcctcttcctcctcctacCACGCCTCCCTACCTCTGCCACCAAACCCCACCCCCAGCACCTGCTCACCCAGTCGCAGGAAATTGCCAGCCATCCCCGCGGGTGCTGCCAACACCAAGTTTCCCTCAGTCATTCGCATCACCCGTGCCCAGCTTCAGCAGGTGATGAGCCCATCGCAGTCCTGTAAAAAGAGACCTCCATTCAGCTCCCTCTACATCAGTAGCATTACACCCGCTGTCAacatatttgttctttttttttcatttaagttACTGGTTTTGGCTTCTTTTGTTCATTCGGCTTGCTTATTGTGTTGCTGTCAGGCAGCTCTCTCCAGAAACCATGAGGGCCATTGTGCAGGCCAGACAGAGCATGGGTCAGATGTGTCCTTGTGTCTGGACATGTGTTCTTGTGATCTGAAtagggtttgtgtgtttgtctgattGTGGCATGTGTGTTTGGAATGTCGAGTCATGACTACAGGTTGCATGGTCTCTTTTGTTTCAGATCGTCTTTGTCCTCTctatctttctctttctctctctctccctgtatTTGTTCCTCACCCTCTCTTCGCTGAAGCCCCCTGCGAAGTTGCGTGAACGTTTCCTGTCCTACTTGCTGGTTTAGTACTCACAGCTTGACTGACACTGCCATAGCACTTGTGTGTTTCGGTCTGATAATGGTAGCTATGGTATTGCATGCTGTTGCCAAACTAATCACCATTTATTACCACATATTGTAAAATTGTTCAGTGTTCACACATCTGCAACAGGCTCTTGCTGCAGATCTACAGCACAACTCGCCATGTTGTAGTCTATCAGCAACAGACCTTTGACAATTTAGAATATTACTGCcatttttttagtgttttctttttcttaaataatacctgtgttttttttctcttccctccCATGTCTCCACCTCTTCCCTCCCCACTCCAGTTGACGGCTCAGCGTCCCTCTGGGCTTTCCTCCCAGTCAGGCTCAGACAGTGCTCCACAGTGTCTCCTGCTGGAGAGGCGTggcgaagctgaagctgaagctcaGCAGGTTCAGGAGCGTACAGTGGATATCAGCTCCCCGCAGGACCATGTGCCCTCCCATCCAGGGTCACCAGTAGACCCCCTGGCTGAGATGCTGGTCAATGGAGACAGCCACACCAAAGCTCAAAGCCCTGCGGCAAGCCGCATGTCTTCCCCACGCTGCCCTCGTTCACCGTGCTCGCCTCCTCCACGCACTGCATCTTCCCCTCGTTCTCCTCGCAGCCCTGTGTTTGCCAATGGCCGTCTTTCCCCTCCTGTTAACAACCAAAGGGATCTAAGTAATGGAAATTTCCTCAAGCTAAAAGACAATGAGAATGACTCTATCCCCACTCCCTGTGTCACAGA
Above is a window of Oreochromis niloticus isolate F11D_XX linkage group LG19, O_niloticus_UMD_NMBU, whole genome shotgun sequence DNA encoding:
- the ttbk2a gene encoding tau-tubulin kinase 2 isoform X1, with the translated sequence MSGGAEQTDILSVLSLVKERWKVVKKIGGGGFGEIYEATDLMTRVSVALKVESAQQPKQVLKMEVAVLKKLQGKDHVCRFVGCGRNDRFNYVVMELQGRNLADLRRSMPRGTFSISTTLRLGRQILEAIESIHSVGFLHRDIKPSNFAMGRFPSTCRTCYMLDFGLARQFTNSCQEVRPPRPVAGFRGTVRYASVNAHKNKEMGRHDDLWSLFYMLVEFLVGQLPWRKIKDKEHVGKLKETYDHRLMLRHLPAEFGVFLDHISSLDYFTKPDYQLLMSVFDNSMKTYNVVENDPYDWERTTTDGTLTISASTTTPQHHTRLTPAHMGMANASLIPGDLLRENTDEVLQDEQLSDVENNPAPERLPGSPLHPHRNQETDVWEELDRNRNRIRTAVWKTAAEEEHCNNQGNQGHQSPYAGPSLGSPVKLHSEVVASDRDGPLLRKLRNIHSFELERRLGLESKPSPERFVDACSAKQQLGTQQQEKESDRAAIIPVTQAQAVIAGERPDRVWHYDEEFLSGGGSPKPASPGSLEQGEGAASSGGFVALNLSSGRQDFDSREWVMVERPSGSPGVKATTSPSEEEEEPEVLQPDEQDPGWEKGSQSPRSGKAKQESTVSSKGSVKMDKLELSVGPAGPLPPITPTSPAEALAEGVLTQLPTSPPSLPEEVAVRTSSPIPLRSPSPHTLLTTLSDPLHQRQLPAMRRSQSADQQPQERPSSSSSYHASLPLPPNPTPSTCSPSRRKLPAIPAGAANTKFPSVIRITRAQLQQLTAQRPSGLSSQSGSDSAPQCLLLERRGEAEAEAQQVQERTVDISSPQDHVPSHPGSPVDPLAEMLVNGDSHTKAQSPAASRMSSPRCPRSPCSPPPRTASSPRSPRSPVFANGRLSPPVNNQRDLSNGNFLKLKDNENDSIPTPCVTEPQLKGEDPREVNLTPEQITSPASSTPLAAPRKDPSRRQSRIPVLEPSALLELPPPGSAKEKLLQKKASHQGQVPSPTASPSLSDRRGPMVASLTRDPLSSTSDRSQEEDSLMGSRSDRQGDDAPSLSSSSSPLSRKSRIPRPVQAASSAEQLAAQFMPRPPPGKPPCRPTVEGRLRRYRIRAGSTSDSELLTCIAQLMHGSRGSPLHHRSSAQHGGSRMGVCSLTSSPHHHRSSSASPRSSSSLQRSVSSSPSRHEHRGGGGGAASAAAAHPLASPARRLPAASTPTTRIHAVAGRRARARSTCLEEKAAAKRASAPAS
- the ttbk2a gene encoding tau-tubulin kinase 2 isoform X2, which translates into the protein MSGGAEQTDILSVLSLVKERWKVVKKIGGGGFGEIYEATDLMTRVSVALKVESAQQPKQVLKMEVAVLKKLQGKDHVCRFVGCGRNDRFNYVVMELQGRNLADLRRSMPRGTFSISTTLRLGRQILEAIESIHSVGFLHRDIKPSNFAMGRFPSTCRTCYMLDFGLARQFTNSCQEVRPPRPVAGFRGTVRYASVNAHKNKEMGRHDDLWSLFYMLVEFLVGQLPWRKIKDKEHVGKLKETYDHRLMLRHLPAEFGVFLDHISSLDYFTKPDYQLLMSVFDNSMKTYNVVENDPYDWERTTTDGTLTISASTTTPQHHTRLTPAHMGMANASLIPGDLLRENTDEVLQDEQLSDVENNPAPERLPGSPLHPHRNQETDVWEELDRNRNRIRTAVWKTAAEEEHCNNQGNQGHQSPYAGPSLGSPVKLHSEVVASDRDGPLLRKLRNIHSFELERRLGLESKPSPERFVDACSAKQQLGTQQQEKESDRAAIIPVTQAQAVIAGERPDRVWHYDEEFLSGGGSPKPASPGSLEQGEGAASSGGFVALNLSSGRQDFDSREWVMVERPSGSPGVKATTSPSEEEEEPEVLQPDEQDPGWEKGSQSPRSGKAKQESTVSSKGSVKMDKLELSVGPAGPLPPITPTSPAEALAEGVLTQLTAQRPSGLSSQSGSDSAPQCLLLERRGEAEAEAQQVQERTVDISSPQDHVPSHPGSPVDPLAEMLVNGDSHTKAQSPAASRMSSPRCPRSPCSPPPRTASSPRSPRSPVFANGRLSPPVNNQRDLSNGNFLKLKDNENDSIPTPCVTEPQLKGEDPREVNLTPEQITSPASSTPLAAPRKDPSRRQSRIPVLEPSALLELPPPGSAKEKLLQKKASHQGQVPSPTASPSLSDRRGPMVASLTRDPLSSTSDRSQEEDSLMGSRSDRQGDDAPSLSSSSSPLSRKSRIPRPVQAASSAEQLAAQFMPRPPPGKPPCRPTVEGRLRRYRIRAGSTSDSELLTCIAQLMHGSRGSPLHHRSSAQHGGSRMGVCSLTSSPHHHRSSSASPRSSSSLQRSVSSSPSRHEHRGGGGGAASAAAAHPLASPARRLPAASTPTTRIHAVAGRRARARSTCLEEKAAAKRASAPAS